The window GTCCCAGAATCCAGCCAAACCACCATAAATTTCGCTGGCCTGAAATACAAACCCACGCCGCTTACATAGCGAAACAATGTCATCCATTTTTACATCACTCATATTGATGGTGATTATATCTGATTGGATCAGAGGTGTACAGCTCGCGCCGAGGGCTATATTCGAATTTGCTGGCGGAGTAGATTCTGAGCCAGCTTGAGGTCATCAACCACACATTTCTGTGCGTCAGCCACCTGCCGCAGCACCAGTGGGTCTTCTGCGGCATACCCAAGTCGTAACAATTTTATGTGGTTGGCCGTGAATGGCCCGCCCTCCTGCTGGCGAAAGCTCATAGATTCAAAGTCGAACAAGTAAGCCTGGCCTGCCTCCAGCTGGCGACCACTTGAGTCAGTCTGCAGGTTGGGCATATGACCAGTAACGTTCAGTAGCTGCATACAAAACCACAGGTCCACCAGCTCAGGCGACAGGCCGGCGTCGTTCAGTCCAGCCAGGGTTCGCTGCAAGATCAAGAAATATTCTTCGCCTGCTGCGTCTTCTGTTACGCGGTTGATCCGGCGCAAAAAGTCATAGGCCAGCATGGTCCGGACAATGTCCTGCACGATAGCGCCGTAGTGCGTTATCAAGCGCGACGACACCAAACTACCGATCTCTCCCCTTCCCGGCAGTACGGTTATATCACTGACGCTCAAAAGCTCTATGCCGCCAGCCAGTTTTGACCGTGGACGTCGCACTCCCTTGGCAATGACTTTCAGCTTGCCGTGATCAGGACTCAGAATAGTTAAGATCCGATCAGCCTCCTGGAAGTCGGTTCGAGTAAGCACGATGCCGCTGGTGGTCAGTTGATTTTTCATGCGGTGCTGTTAACCGCTTGTACAAGTTCTCGCAGCGATGTGGCAGGTTTATACAAGTGCCGCGTTATGCCGAGCTGCCGAGCCACTGGCGCGTCCAAATCGAGGCCGCCCATTGGTACCCAGGTATGGGCTATGACGGGGATAGTTTGCCACTCTGGATAAGACCGATATTCGTATAAAAACTCGACGCCAGAATGCCCGGGCAGTTGCAGCTCCAGAATCACCGCCTGGGGCTGGAACTTATCGGCCGCAAAAATAGCCGCCTGTGCGCTGTGGCACCCCCGCACTACATGGCCAGCCGCTTCTAGCGCCGCCGTATATATGGTGGCTAGCACGGCGTCTGGCTCTAGCAGCAAAACTCTCACGATACCAGCTGCAGCTGGCTGCTAGGGTGCAAAGTCGCGGCCAGGCCCGTTAAGCTGTTGTGGCGCGCCACACGCAAAGGTGCCGACATAGACCGAAGCAAGGTGTCGGCAATAAAGATACCCGCGCCAGCACCACTGCTGGCACTAGGCAGCGGCTGACGCACGTCACCATACAGCGCCCGGCCCCACCGAAAGACATCAGTGCTCAGACCCGCCTGGTTGTCGAATACGCCCGTTACCAGGCCCGTGCTGCTTCTGTGGGCCGCCAGAATCACCTGGTGCCGTTTGTCCTGAGGAGTCTGTGCCTCAATAAGGCTGTACCCCAGCAGCAACAGTGCCGACTGCAGACTTTCGTTGTGGGCCATGACCGGGCCGTACTTGCCGCTCAGCCGAACCTCGACATCGCAGTTGTGGTCCTTGGCAAACTGCTCCAGCTGGTGCGCCGTGTCGGTCAGCACCGAAGATACCGATACCGGCTCTAGTTTTAGCAACGCCTGGGTCTGTCGATCAGCGCTCAGCAAAAAGGCGTCGACATAAGACAACGCTGTCTCCGCAACAAACTGAACATGCGACAAATGTGCGGCGTCAGCAGACGACACACCTAATTCTGCCCGGCGGGCGATTTGCAATAAGGGCACTTTCAGCTGTTCAGCCAGCGCCCTTAGTAAACGCTCATCTGCCAAAGAATAAACCCTCCTTGAGTACTTTGGATTATATACCCAAAAGAGGTGTCTATAGCAACCCCTGTCTAAAAATTACTTCCGGAACAGATGCCTCGGTGAGTCAGAATTTTCTAGACTGAGTGAGGCATATCCATAGATACGTTGAGCGAAGGCTGGGAGATTCTGGCCGCCGAGGCGCTGGACCGGGAGTGAGATTTGGACAGGGGTTGCTATACTTATGGCACAAAGGACAAATTTGGCAAAATGATATTGTTAAAATCATTTATAAATGTCTGTGACAGTGTAGAAACACGGATAGTCTTGTCGCGCAGCGGCAACAAAACGGCACTGCCATTCACGCCTTTCTCTATCTCGCCGTTCACCCGCGTGCCAAGAACACTCGGTACCTTGGCTAGCGAAAACGGCTGCACCTGCACGGTTCCCTTTTTTGCAGCAGAATCGTAGCCGTTCAAAACTCCGTTATAGGGCTGTTGCAATACCTCTAGCTTGAGAGCAAAGGCTGTGCCAGACGACAGGCCAGGCACGAAGTCTGGATGAAAATGGCCAACGATCAAACCCCCAGAACGACCCGCCTCGTCTATATAAGCCGCCCAGGTCTTGGGGTATAGCATTTCAACCGAGCCATAGACAGTAGGACCCTTGTAGTCCTTAAAGGGATTCTTTTCACGCTCGGCAAATTCTTTTTCTTTGGTGGTTTCTACCTCTTTTTTGGCGATAGTCACTGCGGCAGCGGCTTTTTGGTCTGAATTATTTTTGTAGTCCAGTCTCTCGCTGGAAGCCCATATAGCAAATGCCCCGGTCCCACACGACAACAGGAAAAGCACCACAACAGGAATAATCAGCCAGTTAAAATGCCTTCGTCTTCGAGACGCGGCCATACCTGGCTGCTGGCCAGGATACGGCAGCTGGCCGCCACTAGGCGGTAACCCCGGCTGCTGCGGGTATGGAGACTGCGGATTCATATAACTAATGCTAACTCAGAACCCCTAGCCTACGCAAGCTGCTCTTTAGGGGTATTAGTGTTGTCGTAGATATACAGATACACCCC is drawn from Verrucomicrobiia bacterium and contains these coding sequences:
- the recO gene encoding DNA repair protein RecO, with the translated sequence MKNQLTTSGIVLTRTDFQEADRILTILSPDHGKLKVIAKGVRRPRSKLAGGIELLSVSDITVLPGRGEIGSLVSSRLITHYGAIVQDIVRTMLAYDFLRRINRVTEDAAGEEYFLILQRTLAGLNDAGLSPELVDLWFCMQLLNVTGHMPNLQTDSSGRQLEAGQAYLFDFESMSFRQQEGGPFTANHIKLLRLGYAAEDPLVLRQVADAQKCVVDDLKLAQNLLRQQIRI
- a CDS encoding response regulator; protein product: MRVLLLEPDAVLATIYTAALEAAGHVVRGCHSAQAAIFAADKFQPQAVILELQLPGHSGVEFLYEYRSYPEWQTIPVIAHTWVPMGGLDLDAPVARQLGITRHLYKPATSLRELVQAVNSTA